In Candidatus Binataceae bacterium, a single window of DNA contains:
- the cutA gene encoding divalent-cation tolerance protein CutA — protein MSASQARIVLSTAGREQEARSIARRLVDERLAACVNIVGPIRSVYRWRGAVEEEPEFLLLIKTRASLLRRLERRLIESHSYEVPEMLAFAPGAGSAAYLGWLLESTVSKPARGETRAARGRGGRNRK, from the coding sequence GTGTCCGCATCGCAGGCGAGAATAGTGCTGTCCACCGCCGGCCGCGAACAGGAGGCGCGGTCGATCGCGCGCCGGCTGGTCGACGAGCGACTTGCGGCATGCGTCAATATCGTAGGGCCGATCCGTTCGGTGTACAGATGGCGCGGCGCGGTCGAGGAGGAGCCCGAATTTCTCCTGCTCATCAAGACCCGCGCGAGTCTGCTCCGCCGCCTCGAGCGGCGCTTGATCGAGTCGCACAGCTACGAGGTTCCCGAGATGCTCGCGTTTGCGCCGGGCGCCGGCTCGGCGGCCTATCTCGGATGGTTGCTCGAATCGACAGTATCGAAGCCGGCGCGCGGCGAGACGCGTGCGGCGCGCGGACGCGGCGGACGCAACCGCAAATAA
- a CDS encoding TIGR04282 family arsenosugar biosynthesis glycosyltransferase: METEPRGTRARSIAATPIRKPRPARRSSAADRSSRDITLIVFCRDPVAGQTKTRLIPRLGAANAAALARAFIDDALRKCRALAPARIVIAASAPGGGVANSPWLRRIARRFGAVLVDQGSGGLGARMAHALEPYRAGGAALVGTDTPSLPLELLARSVALLRRAPVVIAPSLDGGYYLVGVRGPMPEIFRAIRWGRASVLSQTLARLRRSRTRYALGPAWYDVDRMSDVALLAAHLARMKTQDGTASARGHDGASRPSPLPCPATARVLQRLGLIRAGR; encoded by the coding sequence ATGGAAACTGAGCCGCGCGGCACGCGCGCACGCAGCATCGCGGCGACGCCCATTAGAAAACCCCGCCCCGCTCGGCGCTCGTCGGCAGCGGATCGATCGAGCCGGGACATCACGCTGATCGTCTTTTGCCGCGATCCCGTCGCCGGCCAGACCAAAACCCGGCTCATCCCACGCCTCGGCGCAGCGAACGCGGCCGCGCTGGCTCGCGCCTTCATCGACGACGCGCTTCGCAAGTGCCGCGCGCTCGCTCCCGCGCGGATTGTGATCGCCGCGAGCGCACCCGGCGGCGGCGTCGCGAACAGCCCCTGGCTCCGCCGCATCGCGCGCCGCTTCGGCGCGGTGCTCGTCGACCAGGGTAGCGGCGGTCTCGGCGCGCGGATGGCGCACGCGCTGGAACCGTACCGCGCCGGCGGCGCGGCGCTTGTCGGCACCGACACGCCGTCGTTGCCGCTCGAACTGCTCGCGCGAAGCGTTGCGCTGCTGCGGCGTGCGCCGGTCGTCATCGCGCCAAGCCTCGACGGCGGGTACTACCTGGTCGGGGTGCGCGGCCCGATGCCAGAAATTTTTCGCGCGATCCGATGGGGCCGCGCGAGCGTGCTCAGCCAGACGCTTGCGCGGCTTCGCCGCAGCCGGACGCGCTACGCGCTTGGCCCAGCGTGGTACGACGTCGATCGCATGAGCGACGTCGCGCTGCTGGCCGCGCATCTTGCGCGAATGAAAACGCAAGACGGCACCGCGAGCGCGCGCGGCCACGACGGCGCGTCGCGGCCGTCGCCGCTGCCGTGCCCGGCGACTGCCAGAGTGCTGCAGCGGCTTGGACTGATACGCGCTGGCCGCTAG